One Methanolobus sp. WCC4 DNA segment encodes these proteins:
- a CDS encoding pyruvate kinase alpha/beta domain-containing protein encodes MEKTITYFDDVGKANTEEVMKLSAKRAAELGIKHVVLASTSGETALIAAEAFKGQDVKIIAITHQYGLKEPGEWEVDEDKLEKLNELGVVMTTQSHMFSGVERAIQKRIGGASRADVISDTLRAVFGKGFKVAIECAMMAADSGHIPVSPETEIIAIGGTRQGADVSVVLRPAHSFDFFSQQVREIIAMPRAKEEPK; translated from the coding sequence ATGGAAAAGACGATCACATACTTTGACGATGTCGGAAAGGCAAACACAGAAGAAGTAATGAAATTATCTGCAAAGAGGGCTGCAGAACTTGGGATAAAACACGTGGTGCTGGCAAGCACAAGCGGTGAGACCGCACTCATAGCTGCAGAGGCTTTCAAGGGTCAGGACGTGAAGATCATTGCAATAACCCACCAGTACGGACTCAAGGAACCTGGAGAGTGGGAAGTTGACGAGGACAAGCTTGAGAAGCTCAACGAGCTTGGAGTTGTAATGACAACCCAGTCCCACATGTTCTCTGGTGTCGAGCGTGCCATCCAGAAGCGCATTGGTGGTGCCAGCAGGGCAGATGTGATATCTGACACACTGCGTGCGGTGTTCGGCAAGGGATTCAAGGTAGCGATCGAGTGCGCAATGATGGCAGCAGACTCAGGTCACATACCAGTTTCCCCGGAAACAGAGATCATAGCGATCGGTGGAACCCGTCAGGGAGCTGATGTGTCAGTTGTCCTCAGACCTGCACATTCCTTTGATTTCTTCAGCCAGCAGGTCAGAGAGATCATAGCAATGCCAAGGGCTAAGGAAGAGCCAAAATAA
- a CDS encoding DUF169 domain-containing protein — protein sequence MSSGYPNIEALMNEGEPVCITLCDEEGETSEMLYCELVHRARHGEEFLIEDQRCRPGKYILGISENGPADYYLKSNRYMDMETAERAVNSLPRIEKNYRSIRIGPLGKNSGEFDVLLLYLKPESAMKIIQAYAFHHGEGITSRSIGAASICGDCTARPLLEGIGISYGCKGSRKHSGYANEEVPIGISYELLEKIERGLDTIPGTFD from the coding sequence ATGAGTTCAGGATACCCCAATATTGAAGCACTCATGAATGAAGGCGAGCCCGTATGCATAACACTTTGCGACGAGGAAGGCGAGACATCGGAAATGCTGTACTGCGAACTTGTGCACAGAGCAAGACATGGCGAGGAGTTCCTGATAGAGGACCAGAGATGCAGACCTGGAAAGTATATTCTCGGCATCAGTGAGAACGGACCTGCAGACTATTACCTGAAGTCCAACAGGTACATGGATATGGAAACTGCAGAAAGGGCTGTGAACTCACTTCCAAGGATCGAGAAGAACTACAGGTCCATAAGAATCGGGCCTCTGGGGAAGAATAGCGGCGAGTTCGATGTACTTCTGCTCTATCTCAAACCTGAAAGTGCCATGAAGATAATACAGGCATATGCATTCCACCACGGAGAGGGTATCACATCAAGGTCGATCGGCGCAGCATCCATATGCGGCGATTGTACTGCAAGACCGCTTCTTGAGGGCATCGGGATATCCTACGGATGCAAGGGGTCAAGAAAACATAGCGGATATGCCAATGAAGAGGTACCCATAGGTATCAGCTATGAACTACTTGAGAAAATAGAAAGGGGACTGGATACCATCCCCGGAACGTTCGATTGA
- a CDS encoding coiled-coil protein yields MIKELNDKKTELKTQSEEYKTKRNELNAEASTLASKRNELNKKTKDLINEAQEYKVLRDENNEKVKENKALRDEVNNKANDVFAKIDQIRNDNNLSGPSIKDIRKEIDRLEFSQQTEVLTTNKERELVNKITELQKQYVVKKQQLEGNEELKNLMAEAQEIRDEASQFHTTLSEYAQKAQEYHDKMITTFKEADKVRAESDAAHKEFVQFQEKADEQHKLFIAAQKEIRDIDKELRKMKKGDVDGKKEAAKADARKDAEDIMDKFKSGEKLTMENLMAIQRSGVLK; encoded by the coding sequence ATGATCAAAGAACTTAACGACAAGAAGACTGAGCTCAAGACACAGTCAGAAGAGTACAAGACCAAACGTAACGAACTCAATGCAGAGGCAAGCACACTTGCATCAAAGCGCAATGAGCTGAACAAGAAGACCAAGGACCTTATCAACGAGGCACAGGAATACAAGGTGCTCCGTGACGAGAACAACGAGAAGGTTAAGGAGAACAAGGCACTCCGTGATGAGGTCAACAACAAGGCGAACGATGTATTTGCCAAGATAGACCAGATCCGCAACGATAACAACCTTAGTGGTCCATCGATCAAGGATATACGCAAAGAGATCGACAGGTTGGAATTCTCACAGCAGACCGAAGTCCTTACAACCAACAAGGAAAGAGAGCTGGTCAACAAGATCACTGAACTCCAGAAGCAGTATGTTGTCAAGAAGCAGCAGCTCGAGGGCAATGAAGAGCTCAAGAACCTGATGGCAGAAGCACAGGAGATCAGGGACGAAGCTTCACAGTTCCACACTACACTTTCAGAGTACGCACAGAAGGCACAGGAATATCATGACAAGATGATCACCACCTTCAAAGAGGCTGACAAGGTACGTGCAGAATCAGATGCTGCTCATAAAGAATTCGTTCAATTCCAGGAAAAAGCTGATGAACAGCACAAGCTTTTCATTGCAGCACAGAAAGAGATCCGTGATATCGACAAGGAACTCCGCAAGATGAAGAAGGGAGATGTCGATGGAAAGAAGGAAGCTGCAAAGGCAGATGCCCGCAAGGATGCGGAAGACATCATGGACAAGTTCAAGTCCGGAGAAAAGCTGACGATGGAGAACCTGATGGCTATCCAGAGATCAGGCGTCCTGAAATAA
- a CDS encoding F420-dependent methylenetetrahydromethanopterin dehydrogenase produces the protein MAKIGFIKLGNLGMSQVVDLVQDEIAAREGITIRSFGTGPKMGKDEAAATEELKKFDADFYVMISPNSSAPGPTAAREIYKDVPCIVISDGPTKKEDRAALEEAGFGYIIMTVDPLIGAKTEFLDPVEMASFNSDAMKVLSTCGVVRLIQEELDKVAAMADEGKELELPHILAKPEKCIERAGFNNPYAKAKALASLHMADMVAKINFPACFMMKDLEQVALTTAAGHEMMRAAAQLAIDAREIEKANDSVFRQPHSKKGNLMTKTALYDKPQ, from the coding sequence ATGGCAAAGATTGGATTCATAAAGCTAGGTAACTTAGGCATGAGCCAGGTGGTCGACCTCGTACAGGACGAGATCGCAGCAAGAGAAGGAATTACCATCCGTTCATTCGGTACAGGTCCTAAAATGGGCAAAGATGAAGCAGCAGCAACAGAAGAACTCAAGAAATTCGATGCTGACTTCTATGTAATGATCAGCCCAAACTCCAGCGCACCAGGCCCAACCGCAGCTCGTGAGATATACAAGGACGTTCCATGTATCGTTATCTCAGACGGTCCAACAAAGAAGGAAGACCGTGCAGCACTCGAGGAAGCAGGATTCGGTTACATCATTATGACCGTTGACCCACTCATCGGCGCAAAGACAGAGTTCCTCGACCCTGTAGAGATGGCATCATTCAACTCAGACGCAATGAAGGTCCTTTCAACCTGTGGTGTTGTAAGACTTATCCAGGAAGAGCTTGACAAGGTTGCTGCAATGGCAGACGAAGGTAAGGAACTTGAGCTTCCACACATCCTCGCAAAGCCAGAGAAGTGCATCGAGAGAGCAGGCTTCAACAACCCATACGCAAAGGCAAAGGCTCTTGCATCCCTCCACATGGCTGACATGGTCGCAAAGATCAACTTCCCAGCATGTTTCATGATGAAGGACCTCGAGCAGGTAGCACTCACAACAGCAGCTGGCCACGAAATGATGCGCGCAGCAGCACAGCTCGCAATTGACGCAAGAGAGATCGAGAAAGCAAACGACAGTGTCTTCAGGCAGCCACACTCAAAGAAGGGCAACCTGATGACCAAGACAGCTCTCTACGACAAGCCACAGTAA
- a CDS encoding SpoIIE family protein phosphatase, translating into MRVATESRSFNNDVHCGDQCDWWIEDDIVTLCMIDGLGHGERAEEAAKEALDYVSCHLDDSLDRLFSGCNKAIRHTRGAAMSIARIDQNDSSLEYAGIGNTRTMMYGEKSSHLPSSWGIVGGGYRHLHVERSDLSPYDLVIMWTDGIPESIKLSSYDRYLLQDEQQLAKRILEDYGRMTDDATILVYAKG; encoded by the coding sequence ATGCGAGTAGCAACGGAATCCCGTTCATTCAATAATGACGTACATTGCGGTGACCAGTGTGACTGGTGGATAGAGGATGATATAGTGACCCTGTGCATGATCGATGGTCTGGGGCATGGGGAACGTGCTGAAGAGGCAGCAAAAGAAGCTCTGGATTACGTATCCTGTCACCTGGACGATTCCCTCGATAGATTGTTCTCAGGTTGCAATAAGGCTATCAGGCATACAAGAGGTGCAGCAATGAGCATTGCACGTATCGATCAGAACGATTCCAGCCTTGAATATGCTGGTATCGGGAATACCCGTACAATGATGTATGGTGAGAAGTCATCTCATCTCCCTTCAAGCTGGGGTATAGTGGGTGGAGGATATAGGCATCTGCATGTGGAGAGGAGTGACCTCTCTCCCTATGACCTTGTGATCATGTGGACTGATGGCATCCCCGAGAGTATCAAGCTATCATCGTATGACAGATACCTGCTGCAGGATGAACAACAACTGGCAAAGAGGATACTTGAGGACTACGGACGCATGACGGACGACGCGACCATACTTGTGTATGCAAAGGGGTGA
- a CDS encoding ATP-binding protein, whose translation MIISEKSIELKIEDDILIARQVARQEMADIGFGSADQTRMATAISELARNVIKYAGHGVCHLTTESTPSEIVIKVQIEDYGPGIEDIDKAMEDGYTTGGGLGAGLPGAKRLVNDFSIESSPGLTKINLEMSRPNV comes from the coding sequence ATGATCATAAGTGAGAAAAGTATAGAGCTTAAGATAGAGGATGATATTCTCATAGCCAGGCAGGTTGCAAGGCAGGAGATGGCTGATATCGGCTTTGGTTCCGCAGATCAGACCCGTATGGCTACAGCTATCTCTGAACTGGCAAGGAATGTGATCAAATACGCAGGACATGGCGTATGTCATCTAACCACCGAGTCTACACCTTCTGAGATAGTGATCAAAGTGCAAATAGAGGATTATGGTCCCGGTATAGAGGATATCGATAAGGCCATGGAAGATGGCTATACCACCGGTGGTGGCCTTGGTGCAGGTCTTCCCGGTGCAAAGCGGCTGGTCAATGATTTCTCCATTGAATCAAGTCCCGGATTAACAAAAATAAACCTGGAAATGAGTCGTCCTAATGTCTGA
- a CDS encoding ATP-binding protein — translation MNKADFNERYYDILKGYVSTREEKYLMRSDDLGYELVRFNVPPEDIIEMHEMAVKKLATDLPAKSMMECVGFLSTPLVEVMMAYGLAFRQWIEDLEKSKREVEEYARELQHSNDLKELFADIMRHDLLNPASLVNGFVSILLEWEDDEKKRSLLSNINKSNKNLIDIIEKAAEFAKLDSVEGIEFSSMDIGSILGEIVDSFMPRFEESEMTVALDTEGSYLTMANSVIEQVFMNLISNAIKYSPRGSHVHITILDEGDQWNVNVKDQGSGIPESDREFIFTRFSRLDKVKKGSIKGTGLGLAIVHKVVTLHNGSVGVDSNSPEAGSTFWVRLNKVRTT, via the coding sequence ATTAACAAAGCTGATTTCAATGAGCGGTATTATGATATCCTGAAGGGCTATGTATCAACCCGTGAAGAGAAATATCTGATGAGGTCAGATGACCTTGGGTACGAACTTGTAAGGTTCAATGTTCCTCCTGAAGATATCATCGAAATGCACGAAATGGCTGTAAAGAAGCTGGCAACAGATCTTCCTGCAAAGAGCATGATGGAATGTGTGGGTTTCCTTTCAACTCCTCTTGTAGAGGTCATGATGGCATACGGTCTTGCATTCAGGCAATGGATAGAGGACCTTGAAAAGAGCAAGAGGGAAGTGGAGGAATATGCCCGGGAATTGCAGCATTCCAATGACCTCAAAGAGCTCTTTGCAGATATAATGCGTCACGATCTTTTGAATCCTGCTTCCCTTGTCAATGGTTTTGTCTCGATCCTGCTTGAATGGGAAGATGATGAAAAGAAAAGGTCATTGCTTTCAAATATCAATAAGAGCAACAAGAATCTTATCGATATCATAGAGAAGGCAGCGGAATTTGCCAAACTGGATTCAGTTGAAGGAATTGAGTTCTCTTCAATGGATATTGGTTCCATTCTCGGGGAAATAGTCGACAGCTTCATGCCAAGATTCGAGGAAAGCGAGATGACCGTTGCTCTTGATACTGAGGGTTCTTATCTCACAATGGCCAATTCTGTTATCGAGCAGGTCTTCATGAATCTTATTTCCAATGCCATCAAGTACAGTCCCCGTGGCAGTCACGTCCATATCACTATACTGGATGAAGGGGATCAATGGAATGTCAATGTGAAGGACCAGGGAAGTGGCATCCCTGAGAGTGACAGGGAATTTATCTTCACCCGTTTCTCAAGACTTGATAAGGTCAAGAAAGGAAGTATCAAGGGAACAGGTCTCGGACTTGCGATCGTGCACAAGGTAGTTACCCTCCACAATGGCAGTGTAGGTGTGGATAGCAATTCTCCCGAAGCTGGCAGTACTTTCTGGGTGAGGCTCAACAAGGTACGTACAACTTAA
- the serB gene encoding phosphoserine phosphatase SerB, with the protein MNRTSNKPNRVKLIVFDMDSTLIDAETIDELAHAAGVGDEVAAITERAMHGELDFSEALVERVRLLKGLSLDDAHVALDKMPLMPGAKELVDHLRSRGYKTAMISGGFTIAAERVGKNLGMDHVVANELLIDNGHLTGEVKGPLTEQGSKEHVLERIAERYGIKPDECIVVGDGANDICIFKMARYAIAFNSKPILREFANIVITEKNLEAVIPVIQSLESE; encoded by the coding sequence GTGAATCGCACCAGCAATAAGCCTAACAGGGTCAAGTTAATAGTTTTTGATATGGACAGCACTCTTATTGATGCTGAGACCATTGACGAACTGGCACACGCCGCAGGAGTGGGAGACGAAGTTGCCGCTATCACCGAAAGAGCAATGCACGGGGAACTTGATTTTTCCGAAGCACTTGTGGAAAGAGTGAGGCTGCTTAAAGGACTTTCACTGGATGATGCGCACGTTGCCCTCGACAAGATGCCACTTATGCCCGGTGCGAAAGAGCTTGTTGATCACCTGAGATCCCGGGGTTATAAGACTGCAATGATCTCCGGAGGATTTACCATAGCTGCAGAGCGCGTTGGTAAGAACCTTGGAATGGATCATGTAGTCGCTAATGAACTTCTCATAGACAATGGACATCTCACAGGAGAGGTCAAAGGTCCTCTTACAGAACAGGGTTCCAAGGAACATGTTCTTGAAAGGATCGCTGAAAGGTATGGGATAAAGCCTGATGAATGCATAGTGGTTGGCGATGGTGCCAATGACATATGTATATTCAAGATGGCAAGGTACGCAATAGCCTTCAATTCCAAACCGATCCTGCGTGAATTTGCGAATATTGTCATTACAGAGAAGAACCTTGAAGCAGTTATTCCGGTAATCCAGTCACTGGAATCGGAGTAA
- a CDS encoding PAS domain-containing protein — translation METTETQSCSTGDFDITKDVLDQLPCMVMAIDRDYNVLNLNAVGCNWLEEDLEHVKGRKCYDLVQSPHCRTDNCRVKQAMENDRVFVWRNEMTAAGRTFPVEYTASPLKDKAGNIVGGLEYVIDITERVKIEAEVRAHSRTIMELSTPVIKLWDGIVILPLVGVIDTMRAQQIIENLLSSIVENEAAVAILDVTGVPMIDTSVAQHILKTVSAGKMLGAEVIITGFSPNVAQTLVTLGVNLGDIKTSGSLRDGVSKAFDILGKKLV, via the coding sequence ATGGAAACCACCGAAACACAATCATGCAGCACCGGAGACTTTGATATTACGAAAGATGTACTTGATCAGCTACCATGCATGGTCATGGCGATAGACCGGGATTATAACGTATTGAACCTCAATGCAGTAGGATGCAACTGGCTTGAAGAGGACCTTGAACACGTTAAAGGTAGAAAATGCTATGACCTTGTACAATCCCCTCACTGCAGAACCGATAATTGTCGTGTGAAACAGGCAATGGAAAATGACCGTGTATTTGTCTGGAGGAATGAGATGACAGCGGCAGGACGTACGTTCCCTGTAGAATATACTGCATCTCCTTTGAAGGACAAGGCCGGTAACATTGTAGGCGGACTCGAATATGTCATCGATATAACAGAGAGAGTGAAGATCGAGGCAGAGGTCAGGGCACACAGCCGAACCATAATGGAACTCTCAACACCTGTCATCAAACTGTGGGATGGAATAGTGATCCTTCCGCTCGTTGGTGTAATTGACACCATGCGCGCCCAGCAGATAATAGAGAACCTGTTATCTTCCATAGTCGAGAATGAGGCAGCTGTGGCAATACTCGATGTGACCGGTGTCCCTATGATAGATACCAGTGTTGCGCAGCACATACTCAAGACCGTGAGCGCAGGGAAAATGCTAGGTGCAGAGGTTATCATCACCGGATTCAGTCCTAATGTCGCACAGACCCTTGTGACACTTGGTGTCAATCTGGGTGACATAAAGACCAGTGGTTCACTACGTGATGGTGTCTCAAAGGCATTTGACATTCTGGGCAAGAAACTTGTTTGA
- a CDS encoding proteasome assembly chaperone family protein, with protein sequence MAETDYEDNNVKIITTEIQSENPVLIEGFPGIGLVGNIASQQIIDELKMEYLGSIDSRHFPPIAVLYEGLINMPVRIYESVEHGMVMIVSDIPINPVVAYDISKALLTWAKSINAKEVVSLAGIATMSEENKVFGAATNMDMLEKIKDKVELFQMGTISGISGSIMGECLVRDMPAISLLGSTMSQNPDPRAAAVVIDVLNLLYGYGINTEGLIEQAEKIEVEMQRLAEDVRTTEQPQGTRKEFPMYG encoded by the coding sequence TTGGCTGAAACAGATTATGAAGATAACAATGTAAAGATCATAACTACAGAGATACAATCCGAGAATCCTGTGTTGATCGAGGGTTTTCCGGGAATCGGTCTGGTGGGTAACATTGCCAGTCAGCAGATAATCGATGAATTGAAGATGGAATATCTCGGTTCCATTGACTCGAGACACTTTCCTCCAATTGCGGTTCTCTATGAAGGGCTCATAAATATGCCAGTACGCATCTACGAAAGTGTTGAGCATGGAATGGTGATGATCGTATCGGACATCCCTATCAATCCGGTGGTGGCATACGATATAAGCAAGGCTCTTCTCACATGGGCGAAATCCATCAATGCAAAGGAGGTAGTCTCACTTGCCGGTATCGCCACAATGAGCGAGGAGAACAAGGTCTTCGGTGCAGCTACGAATATGGATATGCTGGAAAAGATAAAAGATAAGGTGGAGCTTTTCCAGATGGGAACCATCTCCGGTATATCCGGCAGCATAATGGGTGAATGTCTCGTACGCGACATGCCTGCAATAAGTCTTCTCGGTTCCACCATGAGCCAGAACCCTGACCCAAGGGCGGCGGCAGTTGTGATCGATGTGCTGAACCTTCTCTACGGTTATGGTATCAATACCGAAGGTCTCATTGAGCAGGCTGAGAAGATCGAGGTGGAGATGCAGAGGCTCGCCGAGGATGTCAGGACCACTGAACAGCCACAGGGCACAAGGAAAGAGTTCCCGATGTACGGGTGA
- a CDS encoding endonuclease V — MNKDELDHWFDPASRTLEELRVLQNKAVEKLSLEDGFGNIHRIAGVDCAYFDENIVCAMVVLDYSSLEVIEKKYIVQKVAFPYIPTYLNFREGKAIASVLSELENIPDILMFDSCGINHPTRAGMASYFGAVTDIPTIGVSKKILCGSSETPAEVGDAQKLVYEGEQVGWLVKSNKRSNPIIVAPGHKVSLDSCLEIAKHCLKGWKLPEPTRLAHMYAAEAKKYTIEHQENR, encoded by the coding sequence TTGAATAAGGACGAACTGGACCACTGGTTCGACCCGGCTTCACGCACACTGGAGGAACTGAGAGTCCTCCAGAACAAGGCTGTTGAAAAGCTCAGTCTTGAGGACGGCTTCGGCAATATCCACCGTATAGCTGGTGTGGACTGCGCCTATTTTGACGAAAACATCGTCTGCGCCATGGTCGTTCTGGACTACAGTTCACTTGAAGTTATCGAAAAGAAGTACATAGTACAAAAGGTGGCTTTCCCGTATATCCCTACATACCTGAATTTCAGGGAAGGGAAAGCCATTGCTTCTGTTCTTTCTGAACTTGAGAATATACCGGATATCCTCATGTTCGATTCCTGCGGCATCAACCATCCGACAAGGGCAGGGATGGCGAGTTATTTTGGAGCTGTGACGGATATACCCACAATAGGAGTATCGAAGAAGATACTCTGCGGAAGCTCTGAAACCCCTGCAGAGGTCGGAGATGCCCAAAAGCTCGTGTATGAAGGAGAACAGGTGGGCTGGCTTGTGAAAAGCAACAAACGCAGCAATCCGATCATTGTAGCGCCCGGACATAAAGTGTCCCTTGACAGTTGCCTGGAAATTGCGAAGCACTGCCTTAAAGGATGGAAACTTCCGGAACCTACAAGACTTGCACACATGTACGCTGCCGAGGCAAAGAAATATACAATAGAACATCAGGAGAATAGATGA
- a CDS encoding DUF473 domain-containing protein: protein MEYAALTGISERVISDLRQNRLLTIEIRSPHNFLAALRLNVGDMLFLTHTSPEDLTGGSMGIIVKLLRHQVSTHRMMQSTEAYYEERETTTLRLQLDPKCIARVRKVLNNTIGEVTTVDAEEIPLYNAR from the coding sequence ATGGAATATGCTGCTTTGACAGGAATATCCGAGCGTGTTATCTCAGACCTAAGGCAGAACCGTCTTCTGACAATTGAAATAAGAAGTCCTCATAATTTCCTTGCAGCCCTGCGTTTGAATGTGGGTGACATGTTGTTCCTTACCCATACGAGTCCTGAGGATCTTACAGGCGGCAGCATGGGTATCATTGTGAAACTACTCAGGCATCAGGTATCAACCCATCGTATGATGCAGAGCACCGAGGCATACTATGAAGAACGTGAGACAACAACTCTCAGGTTACAACTTGATCCGAAATGTATTGCAAGGGTGCGTAAAGTACTGAACAATACAATAGGTGAGGTCACAACGGTGGATGCTGAAGAGATCCCTCTCTACAACGCAAGATAA
- a CDS encoding STAS domain-containing protein, translating to MQIPILKLKNILLTSIQSDMTDDDALRYQSDVVSFLEKSDAKGLIIDITAMDIVDSFMARVINETARMARLMGAKVVLCGMQPMVALTLVEMGRELIGVETALNLDKGFDKLLEMIAEGVDDHK from the coding sequence ATGCAGATACCAATACTTAAACTGAAGAACATCCTCCTCACATCGATTCAAAGCGATATGACCGATGATGATGCCCTGAGGTATCAGTCGGATGTTGTTTCCTTTCTGGAAAAGAGCGATGCAAAAGGCCTGATAATAGATATCACTGCAATGGATATCGTTGATTCCTTCATGGCCCGTGTGATCAACGAGACCGCGAGAATGGCACGCCTTATGGGTGCAAAGGTCGTTCTCTGTGGTATGCAGCCAATGGTTGCACTGACACTGGTGGAAATGGGACGTGAGCTTATAGGGGTAGAGACTGCCCTGAATCTTGACAAGGGATTTGATAAGCTTCTGGAAATGATCGCTGAAGGAGTTGATGATCATAAGTGA
- a CDS encoding ATP-binding protein, whose amino-acid sequence MSDNCDNTFPGDDQEVTIEVKDRPHVANVQTSARWVAKKLGFSHIDVCRAASSASELASNLIFHASYGGSITIRAVMKDGVVGIEIVSCDEGPGIKDVELALQDGYSTGPGLGSGLPAVNRAMDELEITVTDDSHTLIITRLWHSCE is encoded by the coding sequence ATGTCTGATAACTGTGATAACACGTTCCCCGGAGATGATCAGGAGGTAACGATAGAGGTAAAGGACCGTCCTCATGTTGCAAACGTCCAGACGAGTGCAAGATGGGTGGCAAAGAAGCTTGGTTTCTCTCATATCGATGTATGCAGAGCAGCTTCATCGGCATCAGAACTTGCTTCGAACCTGATATTTCATGCCAGCTACGGGGGTTCCATAACCATCAGGGCTGTTATGAAAGATGGAGTTGTGGGTATAGAGATCGTTTCCTGCGATGAAGGCCCCGGTATAAAGGACGTGGAACTTGCCCTGCAGGATGGTTATTCCACCGGTCCGGGTCTCGGTTCAGGACTTCCCGCAGTTAATAGGGCTATGGACGAACTCGAAATCACAGTAACAGACGATTCACATACACTAATAATAACAAGGTTGTGGCATTCATGCGAGTAG